In one Bacteroidota bacterium genomic region, the following are encoded:
- a CDS encoding NAD-dependent deacylase, with product MNNDIKEVAKLLVNSKSAIAFTGAGISVESNIPPFRGENGLWNKYDPKYLELNYFHTHPAECWKIIKEIFYDFFGSAKPNAAHIALAELEKMNIIKAVVTQNIDNLHFDAGNKNIFEFHGNSRNLVCLDCGKKYSTEIISEKGMPLCKKCDGVLKPDFIFFGEQIPEPAGSSSFDFAKKSDIVIIIGSTGEVVPASHVPVLAKQSGAKIIEVNISKTNFTSQMTDIFLEGKASEVMTELLKEINLLKNS from the coding sequence ATGAATAACGACATCAAAGAAGTAGCAAAACTATTAGTAAATTCAAAATCTGCAATCGCATTTACAGGAGCGGGTATTTCTGTTGAGAGCAACATTCCTCCCTTTCGTGGGGAAAATGGACTATGGAATAAGTATGACCCGAAATATTTGGAATTAAATTATTTTCACACTCATCCTGCCGAATGTTGGAAAATTATCAAAGAAATATTTTATGATTTTTTTGGAAGTGCAAAGCCAAATGCAGCCCATATCGCTCTTGCTGAATTAGAAAAGATGAATATTATCAAGGCTGTTGTTACGCAAAATATCGACAACCTTCACTTTGATGCAGGCAATAAAAATATTTTTGAGTTTCATGGAAATTCAAGAAATCTTGTATGTTTGGATTGTGGTAAAAAATATTCAACGGAAATAATTAGCGAAAAAGGAATGCCTCTTTGCAAGAAATGTGATGGTGTTCTTAAACCTGATTTTATTTTTTTTGGAGAACAAATCCCTGAGCCGGCAGGTTCTTCTTCTTTTGATTTTGCAAAAAAATCTGACATAGTTATTATTATTGGTTCAACAGGAGAAGTCGTTCCTGCTAGCCATGTACCTGTGCTTGCAAAACAAAGCGGAGCAAAAATTATTGAAGTAAATATTTCCAAAACAAATTTTACTTCACAAATGACAGATATATTTTTGGAAGGAAAAGCATCGGAAGTAATGACAGAATTGTTAAAAGAAATTAATTTGTTAAAAAACTCATAA